The Flavobacterium marginilacus genome window below encodes:
- a CDS encoding THUMP domain-containing class I SAM-dependent RNA methyltransferase has product MENFKMIAKTFFGFEEILAKELQMLGAQDVEQGVRMVSFKGDKGFMYKANLSLRTALKILKPIYFFKAKNEQDLYKGIRGTNWSKYINANQTFVIDTTVHSEYFNHSEYVSQKCKDAIVDQFRERTGQRPSIDKAFPDLRINIHIDKDQVSVSLDTSGNSLHQRGYRTATNIAPINEVLAAGILLLSGWDGQTDFLDPMCGSGTFLVEAAMIACNIPANINRKEFAFEKWNDWDNGLFDNIQDSLLKRVREFHYTIKGYDKAPSAVQKAKDNVRNANLSEYVSIQENNFFDTEKNSQGKLQMVFNPPYDERLDIHMEEFYKNIGDTLKKNYPGTNAWFITGNLEALKFVGLKPSRKIKLFNASIEARLVKYEMYEGSKRTKFQIASE; this is encoded by the coding sequence ATGGAGAATTTTAAGATGATTGCCAAAACCTTTTTTGGTTTTGAAGAAATACTGGCAAAAGAACTGCAAATGCTGGGAGCTCAGGACGTGGAGCAGGGGGTGAGAATGGTGAGTTTTAAGGGTGACAAAGGATTTATGTACAAAGCCAATTTGTCTTTGCGTACGGCGTTGAAGATTTTGAAACCAATTTATTTTTTTAAGGCAAAAAACGAACAAGATTTATATAAAGGAATTCGCGGGACGAATTGGTCAAAATATATCAATGCAAACCAGACTTTTGTGATTGATACTACGGTGCATTCGGAGTATTTTAATCACTCGGAATATGTGTCACAAAAATGTAAAGATGCGATTGTAGATCAGTTTAGAGAAAGAACGGGTCAGCGTCCAAGCATTGATAAAGCTTTTCCAGATTTAAGAATTAATATTCATATTGATAAAGATCAGGTTTCGGTTTCATTAGATACCTCTGGAAATTCATTACATCAGCGAGGCTATAGAACCGCTACTAATATTGCTCCTATAAACGAAGTTTTAGCTGCTGGAATTTTACTGCTTTCAGGTTGGGATGGTCAGACAGATTTCTTGGATCCGATGTGCGGTTCCGGGACTTTCCTGGTTGAAGCTGCAATGATTGCCTGCAATATTCCTGCGAATATTAATCGTAAAGAATTTGCTTTTGAAAAATGGAACGATTGGGACAATGGTTTGTTTGATAATATTCAGGATAGTTTATTGAAGCGCGTTCGTGAGTTTCATTATACTATAAAAGGTTATGACAAAGCGCCATCTGCAGTTCAGAAAGCAAAAGACAATGTGAGAAATGCTAATTTGTCTGAGTATGTTTCTATACAGGAAAATAACTTCTTTGATACAGAGAAGAATTCGCAGGGAAAATTACAAATGGTTTTCAATCCGCCGTATGATGAACGTTTGGACATACACATGGAAGAATTCTATAAAAACATTGGCGATACTCTAAAGAAAAATTATCCTGGAACAAATGCCTGGTTCATCACAGGAAACCTGGAAGCCTTGAAATTTGTTGGATTGAAACCTTCCCGAAAAATAAAACTTTTCAATGCCAGTATTGAAGCCAGATTGGTGAAATATGAAATGTATGAAGGAAGCAAGAGAACGAAGTTTCAGATTGCTTCTGAATAA
- a CDS encoding class I SAM-dependent methyltransferase has protein sequence MSDSVNNKAQINPANPENWFASWFDSPYYHILYKERNYREAQLFMDNLTHYLNLPEKAKVLDLACGKGRHSIYLNQLGFDVIGADLSENSIKEAQINSNATLHFQVHDMREVFEDKFDAIFNLFTSFGYFENDEDNLTTLKAIKESLSEYGFAVIDFMNVTNVLNNLVPEEVKHVDGIDFHIKRYLKDGHIYKEIDFEDKDQKYHFTEKVKALTLKDFEEMMNEADIFLLDIFGDYKLKKFHKTESERLIMIFK, from the coding sequence ATGTCCGATTCTGTAAATAACAAAGCACAAATTAACCCTGCCAATCCCGAAAATTGGTTTGCCTCTTGGTTCGACAGTCCTTATTACCACATACTTTACAAAGAAAGAAATTATAGAGAAGCCCAGCTGTTTATGGACAATCTCACCCATTACCTAAATCTTCCTGAGAAAGCCAAAGTGCTGGATTTAGCCTGTGGAAAAGGGCGGCATTCTATCTATTTAAACCAATTAGGCTTCGACGTTATCGGTGCCGATTTATCCGAAAACAGCATAAAAGAAGCCCAAATAAACAGCAACGCAACTCTGCATTTTCAGGTACACGATATGCGTGAGGTTTTTGAAGATAAGTTTGATGCTATTTTCAATTTATTTACCAGTTTTGGTTATTTTGAAAACGATGAGGATAACCTCACCACTCTAAAAGCTATCAAGGAAAGCTTATCCGAATATGGTTTTGCAGTAATCGATTTTATGAATGTTACCAATGTACTCAATAACTTGGTTCCCGAAGAAGTAAAACACGTAGACGGAATCGATTTTCACATCAAACGCTATCTGAAAGACGGACATATTTACAAGGAAATTGATTTTGAAGACAAAGATCAAAAATATCATTTCACTGAAAAAGTAAAAGCGCTTACGCTAAAGGACTTTGAAGAAATGATGAACGAAGCCGACATATTTTTACTGGATATTTTTGGTGATTATAAGCTGAAAAAATTCCACAAAACCGAAAGCGAAAGATTGATTATGATTTTTAAGTAA
- a CDS encoding ZIP family metal transporter, with translation MNYLLPLLSVLLGYFIALFLKPKSKTNLKLLLAFSGSFLLSLTVMHLLPEVYESHNHNIGVFIMLGILFQIILEFFSKGAEHGHVHGHDKMYQIPWLLFISLCIHAFLEGFPVSHHQDLALGIAIHHFPIAIILTTFFINASLSRNAIFFFMITFAVMTPLGTVASDFIPQLNDYYTEITAVVIGILFHISSTIIFESSEGHKFNIAKVSMIVIGIVLACFL, from the coding sequence ATGAACTACCTTTTACCTTTACTTTCCGTGCTTCTTGGTTACTTTATTGCCTTGTTTTTAAAGCCAAAAAGTAAAACCAATCTAAAGCTTCTGCTTGCTTTTAGCGGTTCGTTCCTGTTATCGCTTACAGTGATGCATTTACTACCGGAAGTTTACGAAAGCCACAATCACAATATTGGCGTATTTATAATGCTGGGGATTTTGTTCCAGATCATACTGGAATTTTTCTCCAAAGGTGCTGAACACGGTCATGTCCATGGCCACGACAAAATGTACCAAATTCCGTGGTTGTTGTTCATCAGTCTTTGTATTCACGCTTTTTTGGAAGGATTTCCAGTAAGTCATCATCAAGATTTAGCATTAGGGATAGCCATTCATCACTTCCCTATTGCCATTATTCTGACGACCTTTTTCATCAATGCATCACTCAGCCGAAATGCAATCTTTTTCTTCATGATCACCTTTGCTGTCATGACGCCGCTAGGCACCGTTGCTTCTGATTTCATTCCGCAATTGAATGATTATTACACAGAAATAACCGCCGTAGTCATTGGGATTTTATTCCACATTTCATCCACTATCATTTTTGAAAGCAGTGAAGGACACAAATTCAATATCGCCAAAGTTTCGATGATTGTAATTGGGATTGTATTGGCTTGCTTTTTATAA
- a CDS encoding OsmC family protein yields the protein MGFKHLFKVKLNWISVPKETISTSKKHLKNHQITIEGKEILNLSAAKAFKGDPNLYNPEDLLLSAVVSCHMMSYLYISSQNGIDVLSYQDDAEATLEVSENGSGRFIEVRLYPKVVIQQKEKIAEALELHSKANELCFIANSCNFKIVHFPACTNSAVIENF from the coding sequence ATGGGATTTAAACATTTATTTAAAGTAAAATTGAATTGGATTTCAGTTCCAAAAGAAACAATTTCGACTTCAAAAAAACACCTTAAAAACCATCAGATTACCATTGAAGGAAAAGAAATTTTAAACCTCTCGGCCGCCAAAGCATTCAAAGGAGATCCTAATTTATACAATCCCGAAGATTTATTATTGAGCGCTGTGGTTTCCTGTCACATGATGTCTTATTTGTATATCTCCTCCCAAAACGGAATTGATGTCCTTTCCTATCAGGACGATGCCGAAGCCACTCTCGAAGTTTCAGAAAATGGCTCGGGGCGTTTTATAGAAGTACGATTGTATCCAAAAGTTGTAATTCAGCAAAAAGAAAAAATTGCCGAAGCGTTAGAATTGCATTCCAAAGCAAACGAACTTTGTTTTATCGCAAATTCGTGTAATTTTAAAATTGTTCACTTTCCAGCTTGTACCAATTCTGCTGTTATCGAAAACTTCTGA
- a CDS encoding cation:proton antiporter, translated as MTTSIIISICLLLILAYIFDITSSKTKIPSVILLLIVGWAVKQGTDFFEIRVPNLTSILPVLGTVGLILIVLEGSLELELNKSKLPFIGKTALVAIIPMLLFSFGLAFAFYYFGNISFKIGLANAIPLAVISSAIAIPSAQNLISKNKEFITYESSLSDIFGVILFNFITLNDDIGASSVGGFVFEILVILIISFVATLGLAFLLSKIKHPVKFIPIILSIVLIYAVTKIYHLPGLIFILLFGIFLGNLDEIKSNKFIQKLQPDLLNKEVHKFHELTTEIAFLVRALFFLLFGYLIETKELLNTATIVWAIGICSGIFALRYITLKAFKINIKPSLFIAPRGLITILLFLSIPDNQVIDLVNNSLVIQVIILSALVMMSGLMSHKTEDENN; from the coding sequence ATGACAACATCTATCATTATATCAATATGTCTGTTATTGATTCTTGCCTATATATTCGATATCACTTCATCAAAAACAAAAATCCCTTCGGTTATATTACTACTAATCGTGGGCTGGGCAGTAAAACAGGGAACTGATTTTTTTGAAATTCGGGTGCCAAATTTAACCTCAATATTACCCGTTCTAGGAACTGTTGGACTTATTTTAATTGTTCTGGAGGGCTCTTTAGAATTGGAATTAAACAAATCAAAACTTCCATTTATTGGCAAAACAGCACTTGTTGCTATAATACCAATGCTCCTTTTTAGCTTTGGACTTGCATTTGCTTTTTATTATTTTGGTAATATTTCTTTCAAAATCGGATTGGCTAATGCTATTCCGCTTGCCGTAATCAGCAGTGCGATTGCTATTCCGAGTGCACAGAATCTTATCTCAAAAAATAAAGAGTTCATCACTTATGAAAGCAGTTTATCGGATATTTTTGGAGTAATCCTTTTTAATTTTATTACACTCAATGACGATATTGGGGCTTCGTCAGTAGGTGGTTTTGTTTTTGAAATACTTGTGATTCTTATCATATCATTTGTGGCAACGCTGGGACTTGCGTTTTTATTAAGCAAAATAAAACATCCGGTAAAATTTATTCCCATCATATTAAGTATCGTACTCATATATGCTGTTACTAAAATTTACCATTTACCAGGGCTGATTTTCATACTTCTTTTTGGTATTTTTCTGGGTAATCTTGACGAGATTAAAAGCAATAAATTTATTCAAAAACTACAGCCAGACCTTTTGAATAAAGAAGTTCATAAATTCCACGAACTTACCACAGAAATTGCTTTTTTAGTAAGAGCTTTATTTTTTCTGCTGTTTGGCTACTTAATAGAAACGAAAGAATTATTAAACACAGCAACCATCGTCTGGGCAATTGGAATTTGTTCCGGAATATTCGCTTTGCGTTACATCACTCTTAAAGCATTTAAAATCAACATCAAACCTTCTTTATTTATTGCTCCAAGAGGTCTGATTACCATTTTACTTTTCCTTTCAATTCCTGACAATCAAGTGATTGATTTAGTCAATAATTCATTGGTAATACAAGTCATAATTCTGAGTGCATTAGTAATGATGTCTGGACTTATGAGCCATAAAACAGAGGATGAAAACAATTAA